A window from Pseudonocardia cypriaca encodes these proteins:
- a CDS encoding ABC transporter ATP-binding protein: protein MSPPALRGIRLTHGFGATPVLRGADLVVHRGEVVAVTGPSGSGKSTLLHCLAGILRPDDGEVWLGADRIDGWSEARRTALRGSRLGFVFQFGQLLPELPAVENVALPLMLGGVRRGDAVARAAAWFPALGLDGLEQRRPGQLSGGQEQRVAIARALVTDPEVVFADEPTGALDTETGRVLVDLLIGLAARTGTGLVIVTHDADVAARCHRVIVLRDGRTDPAAVHAVVTGGPR from the coding sequence GTGAGCCCACCCGCGCTGCGCGGGATCCGGCTCACGCACGGCTTCGGCGCGACGCCCGTGCTGCGGGGCGCCGATCTCGTGGTGCACCGGGGTGAGGTCGTCGCCGTGACCGGGCCGTCCGGATCCGGCAAGTCGACGCTCCTGCACTGCCTCGCCGGCATCCTGCGCCCGGACGACGGGGAGGTCTGGCTGGGTGCCGACCGCATCGACGGGTGGTCCGAGGCGCGGCGCACGGCCCTGCGGGGATCCCGCCTCGGCTTCGTGTTCCAGTTCGGGCAGCTGCTGCCGGAGCTGCCCGCTGTCGAGAACGTGGCGCTTCCGTTGATGCTCGGCGGGGTTCGGCGCGGCGACGCCGTGGCCAGGGCCGCGGCCTGGTTCCCCGCGCTCGGCCTCGACGGGCTCGAGCAGCGCAGGCCCGGGCAGCTGTCCGGCGGCCAGGAGCAGCGGGTGGCGATCGCCAGGGCACTGGTCACGGACCCGGAGGTCGTGTTCGCCGACGAGCCGACAGGGGCGCTCGACACCGAGACGGGGCGCGTCCTCGTCGACCTCCTCATCGGGCTCGCCGCCCGGACCGGCACCGGCTTGGTGATCGTCACCCACGATGCCGATGTCGCCGCCCGCTGCCACCGGGTGATCGTCCTGCGCGACGGCCGCACCGACCCGGCGGCCGTCCACGCCGTCGTGACCGGTGGTCCGCGGTGA
- a CDS encoding IS481 family transposase, with protein sequence MVHANAPLTEKHRLRLAQLIVDDGMPVAHAAVRFQVAWPTANRWAERYREHGEAGMADRSSRPHHSPTRTAPAQVRAIVRDRMRLHLGPIEIGARRGIPASTVHRVLTRCGLHRLTHLDRVTGEPVRRYEHPHPGDLLHVDVKKLGNIPDGGGWRYVGRAQGKRHRAATPGKPCSAHGSKKMGTAYVHTVLDDHSRLAYAEVHDDEKAVTAAAVLTRATTWFAQRGVTVRRVLSDNGAAYRSHAWRDTCRDLGITPKRTRPYRPQTNGKIERFHRTLSNRWAFARHYTGESQRRDALPGWLHEYNHHRPHTAVGRRAPISRLTNVPGQYN encoded by the coding sequence GTGGTTCACGCTAACGCTCCGCTGACCGAGAAGCACCGGCTACGCCTGGCCCAACTCATCGTCGATGACGGCATGCCGGTCGCGCATGCCGCCGTGCGGTTCCAGGTGGCCTGGCCGACCGCGAACCGGTGGGCCGAGCGCTACCGCGAGCACGGCGAGGCCGGGATGGCAGATCGGTCCAGCCGCCCGCACCACAGTCCGACCCGCACAGCCCCGGCACAGGTCCGTGCGATCGTCCGGGACCGGATGCGGCTGCACCTGGGACCGATCGAGATCGGCGCCCGCCGCGGCATTCCGGCCTCCACGGTGCACCGGGTGCTGACCCGCTGCGGGCTACACCGCCTCACTCACCTCGACCGGGTCACCGGCGAACCCGTCCGTCGCTACGAACACCCCCACCCCGGCGACCTGCTCCACGTCGATGTCAAGAAGCTGGGCAACATCCCCGACGGCGGCGGCTGGCGCTACGTGGGCCGCGCCCAGGGCAAACGGCATCGCGCCGCGACACCGGGCAAGCCCTGCAGCGCGCATGGCAGCAAGAAGATGGGCACCGCGTATGTCCACACCGTGCTCGACGACCACTCCCGCCTCGCCTACGCCGAGGTCCACGACGACGAGAAAGCTGTCACCGCTGCCGCGGTCCTGACACGGGCCACCACCTGGTTCGCACAACGAGGTGTCACCGTCCGGCGCGTGTTGTCCGACAACGGCGCGGCCTACCGTTCCCACGCCTGGCGCGACACCTGCCGCGACCTCGGCATCACCCCGAAACGGACCCGGCCCTACCGGCCCCAGACCAACGGCAAGATCGAACGGTTCCACCGCACTCTGTCCAACCGCTGGGCCTTCGCCCGCCACTACACCGGCGAGTCGCAGCGCCGAGACGCGCTACCCGGCTGGCTGCACGAGTACAACCATCACAGGCCCCACACCGCCGTCGGACGTCGAGCGCCGATCAGCCGCTTGACCAACGTCCCTGGGCAGTACAACTAG
- a CDS encoding XdhC family protein yields the protein MRDVVDQLEGWWKNGQTAALATVVGTYSSAPRQPGASMLVGPGGEAVGSVSGGCVEGAVYELGQQVLGDGRPVLQRYGVSDDDAFAVGLTCGGIIDIFVEKIDRTTYDQLGTVADAIRSGSPVAVATVVAGPAERLGKRLVIWPDRSEGGTGSDRLDDAVRDDARGLLDAGRNAMLHYGVDGQRRGEGLDVFVESFAPPPRMIVFGAIDFAAAVAKIGSFLGFRVTVCDARPVFATASRFPGANEVVVEWPHRYLKAEAEAGRIDRRTALCVLTHDPKFDVPLLEVALRLPEVGYIGAMGSRRTHDDRIARLREAGVTDEEIARMSSPIGLDLGARTPEETAVSIAAEMIALHWGGAGSRLAEREGPIHTS from the coding sequence ATGCGTGATGTCGTTGATCAGCTCGAGGGCTGGTGGAAGAACGGGCAGACCGCGGCCCTCGCCACCGTCGTCGGGACCTACAGCTCCGCACCGCGCCAACCGGGCGCATCGATGCTCGTCGGGCCGGGCGGTGAGGCCGTCGGGAGCGTCTCGGGCGGATGCGTCGAGGGCGCGGTGTACGAGCTCGGCCAGCAGGTGCTCGGGGACGGCCGTCCGGTGCTGCAGCGCTACGGCGTGTCCGACGACGACGCGTTCGCCGTCGGCCTCACCTGCGGCGGGATCATCGACATCTTCGTCGAGAAGATCGACCGCACCACGTACGACCAGCTCGGCACCGTGGCCGACGCGATCCGCTCCGGCTCGCCGGTGGCCGTCGCCACCGTCGTCGCCGGGCCGGCGGAGCGGCTCGGCAAGCGGCTCGTGATCTGGCCGGACCGCTCCGAGGGCGGCACCGGCTCCGACCGCCTCGACGACGCCGTCCGCGACGACGCCCGCGGCCTGCTCGACGCGGGCCGCAACGCGATGCTGCACTACGGCGTCGACGGCCAGCGCCGCGGAGAGGGCCTCGACGTGTTCGTCGAGTCGTTCGCCCCGCCACCCCGCATGATCGTGTTCGGGGCCATCGACTTCGCCGCAGCCGTCGCCAAGATCGGCAGCTTCCTCGGCTTCCGGGTCACCGTCTGCGACGCCCGGCCCGTGTTCGCCACCGCCTCCCGGTTCCCCGGCGCCAACGAGGTGGTCGTCGAGTGGCCGCACCGCTACCTGAAGGCCGAGGCGGAGGCGGGCCGGATCGACCGGCGCACCGCTCTCTGCGTGCTCACCCACGACCCCAAGTTCGACGTCCCGCTGCTGGAGGTCGCGCTGCGGCTGCCCGAGGTGGGCTACATCGGGGCGATGGGCTCGCGGCGCACCCACGACGACCGCATCGCGCGGCTCCGCGAGGCCGGGGTGACCGACGAGGAGATCGCGCGCATGTCCTCCCCGATCGGCCTCGACCTCGGCGCCCGCACCCCGGAGGAGACGGCCGTCTCCATCGCGGCGGAGATGATCGCGCTGCACTGGGGCGGCGCGGGGTCCCGGCTCGCCGAGCGCGAGGGTCCCATCCACACGAGCTGA
- a CDS encoding S1C family serine protease yields MDELDSYSRTVSAVAAELTGRVAAVRTGRGSGSAVVVPGEGILVTNAHVVGEARSGRADFIDGTQTPVTVVGTDPLSDLAVLRADRPGDLPPPVRLGDADRLVVGQLVVAVGNPLGLAGSVTAGVVSALGRALPTRSGSAGRVVEDVIQTDAALNPGNSGGALADSHARVVGINTAVAGVGLGLAVPVNATTRRIVETLLAHGRVRRAYLGVVGSPAPVPASVAEKYGRKNGLRLAEVIGGSPAARAGLRAGDLVLDVGRTPVQDAQGIQRQLFGDAIGVPLPVTVLRNGAMVDVVAVPTELG; encoded by the coding sequence ATGGACGAGCTCGACTCCTACTCCCGAACCGTGAGTGCCGTGGCGGCCGAGCTCACCGGGCGCGTCGCCGCGGTCCGCACCGGCCGCGGAAGCGGGTCGGCCGTCGTGGTGCCGGGTGAGGGGATCCTCGTCACGAACGCCCACGTGGTCGGCGAGGCACGCAGCGGTCGCGCGGACTTCATCGACGGCACCCAGACGCCCGTCACCGTCGTCGGCACCGACCCGCTCTCCGACCTGGCGGTCCTGCGGGCCGACCGCCCGGGCGACCTCCCGCCGCCCGTCCGGCTCGGCGACGCCGACCGGCTCGTCGTCGGCCAGCTCGTCGTGGCCGTCGGCAACCCGCTCGGCCTCGCCGGTTCGGTGACGGCAGGCGTCGTGAGCGCGCTCGGCAGGGCGCTGCCCACCCGCAGCGGCAGCGCCGGACGGGTGGTCGAGGACGTGATCCAGACCGACGCCGCGCTCAACCCGGGCAACTCCGGCGGCGCGCTCGCCGACTCGCACGCCCGGGTGGTCGGCATCAACACCGCGGTCGCGGGGGTCGGGCTGGGACTCGCGGTACCGGTCAACGCCACCACCCGCCGGATCGTGGAGACGCTGCTCGCCCACGGCCGGGTGCGGCGGGCCTACCTCGGCGTGGTCGGGAGCCCGGCGCCGGTGCCCGCGTCGGTGGCGGAGAAGTACGGGCGCAAGAACGGGCTGCGGCTCGCCGAGGTGATCGGCGGCAGCCCCGCTGCTCGGGCCGGGCTGCGGGCGGGCGACCTCGTGCTGGACGTCGGCCGCACGCCCGTCCAGGACGCCCAGGGCATCCAGCGCCAGCTGTTCGGCGACGCGATCGGTGTGCCGCTCCCGGTCACGGTGCTCCGCAACGGGGCGATGGTCGACGTCGTCGCGGTGCCGACCGAGCTCGGCTGA
- a CDS encoding FtsX-like permease family protein — protein MIALSMRLLRLGGRRAVASAALVGIGIAMGTALLAVALGAVHGWDAREERAGWRTGDVVAGAGAPVALLRTTLDAAAGRVVQRVDVAALTPDAPAPPGLPRIPGPGEVWFSPALATLARELPPDQLAARFPAPAGTIGDAGLTGPGELVAVVGRTPAEIPDAVPVTAFGASASDLLMVYRQLTYVAAALLVFPVASLLGASARLTAARRAERLATLRLLGASTGQVTVAAVAEVTLIAAAAAVAGIGLQWVAAPALTAIDLGGSEWFAADLRPGPATVTGIVAGVAVLAMLSALGGMREVVIGPLGVARRQRPGSARLLRLLGLAAGVVVFAAANGARQVAPAAIVGLVFGVGVLAMFGAVSLIGPLVVRLLGSGMVRSARTPAALLAGRRLLDDPRGAFRPVAGVTMAVFVAGFLAPLTASVPEAAYGDDDALRVVSSRPVADLEAAVRQQLAERGLPAEVGPADVHADAGVVVIPTPPADRDAVRTALSSLADRPVLTEREADAAGVQLVADLRTGALVVLAGTFLIAATATGTTAAARVLDHRRGLRLLRLAGTPLAVLDAARRAETVRPLLVLGGIALSMGLLCASPFAAASGVLEPSGLAVLAATIAGGIGLVVAASAASRPLLRSVTTEAGRED, from the coding sequence GTGATCGCGCTCTCGATGCGGCTGCTCCGGCTCGGCGGACGCCGCGCCGTGGCATCGGCGGCGCTGGTCGGGATCGGGATCGCCATGGGCACGGCCCTGCTCGCCGTCGCGCTCGGCGCCGTGCACGGCTGGGATGCCCGGGAGGAGCGCGCGGGGTGGCGCACCGGGGACGTCGTGGCGGGAGCCGGTGCGCCGGTGGCGTTGCTGCGGACGACCCTCGACGCGGCGGCCGGCCGGGTCGTGCAGCGGGTGGACGTCGCGGCGCTCACCCCGGACGCCCCGGCCCCACCGGGCCTGCCCCGGATCCCCGGGCCCGGCGAGGTGTGGTTCTCACCCGCGCTCGCCACGCTCGCCCGCGAGCTCCCACCGGACCAGCTCGCCGCCCGGTTCCCCGCGCCGGCCGGGACGATCGGCGACGCCGGCCTGACGGGGCCGGGCGAGCTGGTCGCCGTGGTCGGCCGCACACCCGCCGAGATACCGGACGCCGTGCCCGTCACCGCGTTCGGCGCCTCCGCATCCGACCTGCTGATGGTCTACCGCCAGCTCACGTACGTGGCGGCGGCGCTGCTCGTCTTCCCGGTGGCGAGCCTGCTCGGCGCGTCGGCGCGGCTGACCGCGGCGCGGCGCGCCGAGCGGCTGGCGACGCTGCGCCTGCTGGGCGCGTCCACGGGGCAGGTGACGGTGGCCGCCGTCGCCGAGGTCACGCTGATCGCGGCCGCGGCGGCGGTGGCGGGGATCGGGCTCCAGTGGGTGGCCGCGCCCGCGCTGACGGCGATCGATCTCGGCGGGAGCGAGTGGTTCGCCGCCGACCTTCGCCCCGGACCCGCCACGGTCACCGGGATCGTGGCGGGCGTGGCGGTCCTCGCGATGCTGTCCGCGCTGGGCGGCATGCGCGAGGTCGTGATCGGACCGCTCGGCGTCGCGCGCAGGCAGCGCCCCGGCTCGGCGCGGCTCCTGCGGTTGCTCGGCCTCGCCGCCGGTGTGGTCGTGTTCGCGGCCGCGAACGGCGCCCGCCAGGTGGCGCCTGCCGCGATCGTCGGGCTCGTCTTCGGCGTCGGCGTCCTCGCGATGTTCGGCGCGGTCTCGCTGATCGGGCCGCTCGTGGTGCGGCTGCTCGGCTCCGGGATGGTGCGCTCGGCACGCACCCCGGCCGCGTTGCTCGCCGGCCGCAGACTGCTCGACGACCCGCGCGGCGCGTTCCGGCCCGTCGCCGGCGTGACGATGGCCGTGTTCGTGGCGGGGTTCCTCGCTCCGCTGACGGCCTCCGTGCCGGAGGCCGCCTACGGGGACGACGATGCCCTGCGCGTCGTCTCGTCCCGACCGGTCGCCGACCTCGAGGCCGCGGTCCGGCAACAGCTCGCCGAGCGCGGGCTCCCGGCCGAGGTCGGGCCGGCCGACGTCCACGCGGACGCCGGCGTCGTCGTCATACCGACCCCGCCTGCTGACCGCGACGCCGTGCGGACCGCGCTCTCGTCGCTCGCCGACCGACCCGTCCTGACCGAGCGGGAGGCGGATGCCGCGGGCGTGCAGCTCGTGGCCGATCTGCGGACGGGCGCGCTGGTGGTGCTCGCCGGAACGTTCCTCATCGCGGCCACCGCGACGGGCACCACGGCCGCCGCCCGCGTGCTGGACCACCGGCGCGGCCTGCGCCTGCTGCGTCTCGCCGGCACCCCCCTCGCGGTGCTCGACGCCGCCCGCCGGGCGGAGACGGTGCGCCCGCTGCTCGTGCTCGGTGGCATCGCGCTCTCGATGGGGCTGCTGTGCGCGTCCCCGTTCGCGGCGGCGTCCGGCGTGCTGGAACCGTCGGGGCTCGCCGTCCTCGCCGCGACTATCGCCGGGGGCATCGGGCTCGTGGTGGCGGCGTCGGCGGCGTCCCGCCCGCTGCTACGCAGCGTGACGACCGAGGCCGGTCGCGAGGACTAG
- a CDS encoding response regulator, producing MIQVLLADDQEMVRTGFRLILSAEPGVDVVGEAGTGVDAVTLARELRPDVVLMDIRMPQLDGLEATRVLTADPEPPRIVVVTTFDLDEYVYGALRAGACGFLLKDAGPRLLVEAVRAAAAGDALVSPSVTVRLLEHLAARPVARTPQLPDPLSPRELDVVRAVARGRTNAEIAAELFVSLSTVKTHLTNIQTKLSARNRVEIAAWAWEHGQVR from the coding sequence GTGATCCAGGTCCTGCTCGCCGACGACCAGGAGATGGTGCGAACCGGCTTCCGGCTGATCCTCTCCGCCGAGCCGGGGGTGGATGTGGTCGGCGAGGCCGGCACCGGCGTCGACGCCGTCACGCTCGCCCGGGAGCTGCGCCCGGACGTCGTGCTGATGGACATCCGCATGCCGCAGCTCGACGGCCTGGAAGCCACGCGCGTGCTCACCGCAGACCCGGAGCCGCCGCGCATCGTCGTCGTCACGACGTTCGACCTCGACGAGTACGTCTACGGCGCGCTCCGCGCAGGGGCGTGCGGCTTCCTGCTCAAGGACGCCGGACCTCGGCTGCTCGTCGAGGCCGTGCGGGCCGCGGCGGCGGGTGACGCGCTCGTCTCCCCGTCGGTCACGGTGCGGCTGCTCGAACACCTGGCCGCCCGTCCGGTCGCGCGCACGCCGCAGCTGCCCGACCCGCTCTCACCGCGCGAGCTGGACGTCGTGCGCGCCGTGGCCCGCGGCCGCACCAACGCCGAGATCGCGGCGGAGCTGTTCGTCTCGCTCTCGACCGTGAAGACCCACCTGACGAACATCCAGACCAAGCTCTCCGCTCGCAACCGCGTCGAGATCGCCGCCTGGGCGTGGGAGCACGGCCAGGTTCGCTGA
- a CDS encoding tetratricopeptide repeat protein, whose product MREGAPEIAARHAAGVDLWRAGRAEEAVPLIEEALEGCLVGLGESDPATLTVAGNLGAICFSAGAWQRGLDLLAASVGDRTRTFGPSDPRTLTAVDALATAYRVVGRIDEAVELSERVAAARSETLGPSHPDTLTSRLGHALARAASGDVEPALALLAAALHDAERRYGPRHEHVIALRANLAGCLALLGRPAEATAELQRATADAAALLGRGHPETEALFADLAHAHDRSWFFSIGRMAEVNRDRG is encoded by the coding sequence GTGCGCGAAGGCGCACCCGAAATCGCTGCCCGCCACGCCGCAGGCGTCGACCTCTGGCGCGCGGGGCGCGCCGAGGAGGCGGTGCCCCTCATCGAGGAGGCCCTCGAAGGCTGCCTCGTCGGACTGGGGGAAAGCGATCCCGCCACGCTGACGGTCGCCGGGAACCTCGGCGCGATCTGCTTCTCGGCAGGCGCGTGGCAGAGAGGTCTCGATCTGCTGGCGGCGAGCGTCGGCGACCGCACCCGAACGTTCGGCCCGTCCGACCCCCGCACGCTCACGGCCGTCGACGCGCTCGCCACCGCCTACCGGGTGGTGGGCCGGATCGACGAGGCGGTCGAACTGTCGGAGCGCGTGGCCGCCGCGCGCAGCGAGACCCTCGGCCCCAGCCACCCCGACACCTTGACCTCCCGGCTCGGGCATGCGCTCGCGCGCGCCGCGTCCGGGGATGTCGAGCCGGCGCTCGCTCTCCTCGCCGCGGCTCTGCACGACGCGGAGCGGAGGTACGGCCCGCGCCACGAACATGTCATCGCCCTGCGCGCGAACCTCGCCGGCTGCCTCGCCCTCCTCGGCAGGCCCGCTGAGGCGACCGCCGAGCTCCAGCGCGCCACCGCGGACGCGGCGGCGCTCCTCGGCCGCGGCCATCCGGAGACCGAGGCGCTGTTCGCCGATCTCGCGCACGCGCACGACCGGTCGTGGTTCTTCTCGATCGGCCGGATGGCGGAAGTGAACCGCGACCGCGGCTGA
- a CDS encoding vWA domain-containing protein, whose protein sequence is MGPTVTPQPTDPLPGLVGFTVVLRNAGLAVTTDRVAAFLSALDALDVTDRAQTYWAGRLTLCSDPDDLPRYDQAFAGWFEPGRGGRTQVRDERPPPPPRLAALTPEDSGSGDEGSDSPQIHAKASGTEILRHRDLGELTPAEREHLRRLMALLRPEMPQRVSRRLRPSKHGGTDPGRTLRAALRNHGELRELRRRDRSRRSRRVVLLLDVSGSMEPYADSLLRFAHVMVRRAPGAVEAFTLGTRLTRVTRELRMRDPERALAAAAKAIPDWSGGTRLGEVLRAFVDRWGQRGAARRAVIVVFSDGWERGETDVLREQMSRLSRLAHRVVWVNPHVGKDGYAPVQGGIVAALPFLDDLLAGHSLATLERLLEVVRDA, encoded by the coding sequence ATGGGACCCACGGTCACGCCGCAGCCCACGGACCCGCTCCCCGGGCTCGTGGGGTTCACGGTCGTCCTCCGCAACGCGGGGCTCGCCGTCACCACCGACCGGGTGGCGGCCTTCCTCTCCGCGCTCGACGCACTCGACGTCACCGACCGGGCGCAGACGTACTGGGCCGGCCGGCTCACCCTCTGCTCCGACCCGGACGACCTGCCGCGCTACGACCAGGCGTTCGCAGGCTGGTTCGAACCGGGGCGGGGTGGTCGCACCCAGGTGCGCGACGAGCGACCGCCCCCGCCCCCGCGGCTGGCCGCGCTGACGCCGGAGGACTCGGGGAGCGGCGACGAGGGTTCGGACTCCCCGCAGATCCACGCCAAGGCGAGCGGCACCGAGATCCTGCGCCACCGCGACCTCGGTGAGCTCACCCCGGCCGAGCGCGAGCACCTTCGCCGGCTGATGGCGCTCCTGCGACCGGAGATGCCCCAGCGGGTGTCCCGGCGGCTGCGCCCGTCCAAACACGGTGGCACCGATCCGGGACGCACCCTCCGGGCCGCCCTGCGCAACCACGGTGAGCTGCGTGAGCTGCGCAGGCGCGACCGGTCCCGGCGCTCTCGCCGGGTCGTCCTGCTGCTCGACGTCTCCGGCTCGATGGAGCCCTACGCCGACTCGCTGCTGCGCTTCGCGCACGTGATGGTCCGGCGCGCCCCCGGGGCGGTGGAGGCCTTCACCCTCGGCACCCGGCTCACCCGCGTCACCCGCGAGCTGCGGATGCGCGACCCGGAGCGGGCGCTCGCCGCCGCGGCGAAGGCGATCCCCGACTGGTCGGGCGGCACCCGGCTCGGCGAGGTGCTGCGCGCGTTCGTCGACCGGTGGGGGCAGCGCGGGGCGGCGCGGCGGGCCGTGATCGTCGTGTTCTCCGACGGCTGGGAGCGCGGCGAGACCGACGTGCTGCGCGAACAGATGAGCCGGCTCAGCCGGTTGGCCCACCGCGTGGTGTGGGTGAACCCGCACGTCGGCAAGGACGGCTACGCGCCCGTGCAGGGTGGAATAGTCGCCGCCCTGCCGTTCTTGGACGACTTGTTGGCGGGCCACAGCCTGGCCACCCTGGAACGACTGCTCGAGGTGGTACGAGATGCGTGA
- a CDS encoding sensor histidine kinase, translating into MIRLLRWIRRHAGLVAELAAYGFWLMIDLAVALIAGPYGTLVAAVGVPLVVLLRRRPGARLVPTASIAISLSLAISLLCAAQHALFPAVPQATSDLAFTEQLALAVLVITVLQRCPLRLALVLTAAAAVAIVGSPIMRVTDSATTGYGVLSALGWGGAVTIGLVLREIDTRRRAAVEDVRSTERMELARELHDVVAHHVTGIVVAAQAAAVVARTSPDDVDRALAAIEHAGTDALTAMRRMVGVLRGQDAEGARTPGAELAEVRMLAHRFDPDGRLVRLTTDPGLEHAVLPPGVAATGYRVVQEALTNVRKHAPEAETVEVDVRIREEALLVSVRNDGVSTAPGSGRPGGGFGLVGMGERVAALDGTLSAGPTAPGVWTVSVRLPLRGAR; encoded by the coding sequence GTGATCCGCCTGCTCCGCTGGATCCGGCGGCACGCCGGCCTGGTCGCCGAGCTGGCCGCGTACGGCTTCTGGCTGATGATCGACCTCGCGGTGGCCCTGATCGCCGGCCCGTACGGCACCCTCGTCGCAGCCGTCGGCGTGCCGCTCGTCGTGCTGCTGCGCAGGCGGCCCGGCGCCCGGCTGGTACCCACCGCCTCGATCGCCATCAGCCTGTCGCTCGCGATCTCACTGCTCTGCGCGGCGCAGCACGCGCTGTTCCCGGCCGTCCCGCAAGCGACATCCGACCTGGCGTTCACCGAGCAGCTCGCGCTCGCCGTCCTCGTCATCACCGTCCTGCAGCGGTGCCCGCTTCGCCTGGCCCTCGTGCTCACCGCGGCCGCGGCGGTGGCGATCGTGGGCTCGCCGATCATGCGGGTGACCGACTCCGCCACCACCGGCTACGGCGTGCTGTCCGCGCTCGGATGGGGCGGCGCCGTCACGATCGGGCTGGTGCTGCGGGAGATCGACACCCGCAGGCGGGCCGCTGTCGAGGACGTCCGCTCGACGGAGCGGATGGAGCTCGCCCGCGAGCTGCACGACGTCGTGGCGCACCACGTCACGGGCATCGTCGTGGCGGCGCAGGCCGCGGCGGTGGTCGCCCGGACCTCCCCCGACGACGTCGACCGCGCGCTCGCCGCGATCGAGCACGCCGGCACCGACGCCCTGACCGCGATGCGGCGGATGGTCGGTGTCCTGCGCGGGCAGGACGCCGAAGGCGCGCGCACCCCCGGTGCCGAGCTGGCCGAGGTGCGCATGCTCGCGCACCGCTTCGACCCCGACGGCCGTCTGGTGCGGCTCACCACCGACCCCGGGCTGGAGCACGCCGTGCTGCCTCCCGGGGTGGCCGCCACCGGCTACCGGGTCGTGCAGGAAGCTCTCACCAACGTCCGCAAGCACGCGCCCGAGGCCGAGACGGTCGAGGTGGACGTCCGGATCCGCGAGGAGGCCCTGCTGGTGTCGGTGCGCAACGACGGTGTTTCCACCGCTCCCGGGAGCGGGCGGCCCGGCGGCGGTTTCGGGCTGGTGGGGATGGGCGAACGGGTCGCCGCCCTCGACGGCACGCTCTCCGCGGGCCCGACCGCGCCCGGCGTCTGGACGGTGTCGGTGCGGCTCCCGCTGCGAGGGGCCCGGTGA